A single genomic interval of Oryza sativa Japonica Group chromosome 7, ASM3414082v1 harbors:
- the LOC4343292 gene encoding regulator of nonsense transcripts 1 homolog isoform X1 — MATQPPSSSAAADLYETASQPDPPASAAGDAYTFLEFNTQGDDFDYPDFPELSQPARSAPPTSAPGVPGSAGSPSPSSSSWPPPPPPPPDASQDPDLAPREATTPPASSSSPSPRASAKARASAAAADGLASGVAALSFEEPLGAGAGEDGYDYGKGDFVEHACRYCGIHNPACVARCNVPSCRKWFCNSRGNTSGSHIVNHLVRAKHKEVCLHKDSPLGETILECYNCGCRNVFLLGFISAKAENVVVLLCREPCLSVNALKDMNWDLSQWCPLIDDRCFLSWLVKVPSEQEQLRARQISAQQINKVEELWKTNPDASLEDLEKPGVDDEPQQVALKYEDAYQYQNVFAPLIKLEADYDKMMKESQSKDSLTVRWDIGLNKKRIAYFVFPKEDNELRLVPGDELRLRYSGDSSHPAWQSVGHVIKLTAQEEVALELRASQGVPVDLNHGFSVDFVWKSTSFDRMQGAMKTFAVDETSVSGYIYHHLLGHEVEHQIIRNTLPRRFGAPGLPELNASQVLAVKSVLQKPISLIQGPPGTGKTVTSAAIVYHMAKQGQGQVLVCAPSNVAVDQLAEKISSTGLKVVRLCAKSREAVSSPVEHLTLHYQVRHLDTSEKSELHKLQQLKDEQGELSSSDEKKYKALKRATEREILQSADVICCTCVGAGDPRLANFRFRQVLIDESTQATEPECLIPLVLGVKQVVLVGDHCQLGPVIMCKKAARAGLAQSLFERLVILGVKPFRLQVQYRMHPCLSDFPSNCFYEGTLQNGVTVNERQTPGIDFPWPVPNRPMFFYVQMGQEEISASGTSYLNRTEAANVEKIVTTFLRSGVVPSQIGVITPYEGQRAYIVNYMSRNGSLRQQLYKEIEVASVDSFQGREKDYIILSCVRSNEHQGIGFLNDPRRLNVALTRARYGIVILGNPKVLSKQPLWNSLLTHYKEHECLVEGPLNNLKQSMVQFQKPKKIYNDRRLFLGGGQGVMQGASFGAAGTNPVADKRSGRGKGHSFVPFGPPNGAHKPGVHPSGYPLPRMPFPPFAGAHSQPYAIPTRGSLHGPIGAVPPVPQPGNRNFGPRGNTGGPIGGHLAHQQSSQQAMGGMGSAFNFPGLENPSSQPSGGGPMSQTGLMTQMPVQGLSQTFRDGFSIGGMSQDFFGDDFKSQGSHVAYNIADFSTQASQGGYGVDYSQGPQSGYPGNYLNQNAHPGYSHMGAANDIVSQDHMAHGSHGMFTQAGYNDSSQDESSQMHFGMAGPGLQSQPMMNPLYSQSYAHYNTQPQSLQPPPQ; from the exons ATGGCGACGCaaccgccctcctcctccgccgccgccgacctctaCGAGACGGCCTCGCAGCCCGACCCGCCCGcctcggccgccggcgacgcctacACCTTCCTCGAGTTCAACACCCAGGGCGACGACTTCGACTACCCGGACTTCCCGGAGCTCTCCCAGCCGGCCCGATCCGCGCCCCCCACGTCGGCTCCGGGGGTGCCTGGCTCCgcgggctcgccgtcgccgtcgtcctcgtcgtggccgcccccgcctcccccgccgccggacGCCTCGCAGGACCCCGATCTCGCGCCGCGGGAGGCCACcaccccgccggcctcctcgtcctcgccgtcgccgcgcgcgtcggcCAAGGCGAGggcgtccgccgcggcggcggacgggctcGCCTCCGGGGTCGCGGCGCTCAGCTTCGAGGAGccgctcggcgccggcgccggggaggacGGGTACGACTACGGCAAGGGCGACTTCGTCGAGCACGCGTGCCGGTACTGCGGGATCCACAACCCCGCGTGCGTCGCGCGCTGCAACGTGCCGTCCTGCCGCAAGTGGTTCTGCAACTCGCGGGGGAACACGTCCGGCTCCCACATCGTTAACCACCTG GTTAGAGCAAAACATAAGGAAGTTTGCCTACACAAGGATAGTCCGTTGGGTGAAACAATTCTTGAGTGCTACAATTGTGGTTGTCGGAATGTATTCCTTCTTGGTTTTATCTCAGCAAAGGCAGAGAATGTCGTTGTTCTTCTGTGCAGAGAGCCCTGTTTGAGTGTTAATGCATTGAAGGATATGAATTGGGACCTCAGTCAGTGGTGTCCTCTTATTGATGACAGGTGTTTCTTATCATGGCTTGTCAAG GTTCCCTCAGAACAGGAGCAGCTGAGGGCTCGTCAAATTAGTGCGCAACAAATTAACAAAGTGGAAGAGCTCTGGAAAACAAACCCTGATGCCTCTCTTGAAGATCTTGAAAAACCAGGTGTCGATGATGAGCCCCAACAAGTGGCTCTGAAGTATGAAGATGCTTACCAG taTCAAAATGTGTTTGCTCCACTGATAAAGCTTGAGGCTGATTATGACAAG ATGATGAAAGAGTCACAGAGCAAGGACAGCTTGACCGTGCGGTGGGATATTGGACTGAACAAGAAGCGCATAGCCTATTTCGTGTTTCCAAAG gaagaCAATGAATTGAGACTTGTCCCAGGAGATGAGCTGCGGCTTCGATATTCTGGTGATTCTTCACACCCTGCATGGCAGTCTGTGGGTCATGTG ATTAAACTTACGGCACAAGAGGAGGTAGCACTTGAACTTCGTGCTAGTCAG GGAGTTCCTGTTGATTTGAACCATGGATTCAGTGTGGATTTTGTCTGGAAGAGTACTAGCTTTGATAGGATGCAGGGGGCAATGAAAACTTTTGCTGTGGATGAGACAAGTGTCAGTGG GTACATATACCATCACCTTTTGGGACATGAAGTTGAGCATCAAATAATACGTAATACACTACCGAGACGCTTTGGTGCACCAGGACTTCCAGAACTAAATGCTTCACAG GTCTTAGCAGTTAAAAGTGTTCTCCAGAAGCCAATTAGTTTGATTCAAGGTCCACCTGGCACAGGGAAAACTGTCACATCTGCTGCGATCGTGTATCACATGGCAAAACAAGGCCAAGGACAG GTCCTTGTATGTGCTCCAAGTAATGTAGCCGTTGATCAGTTGGCAGAGAAGATAAGCTCTACTGGTCTCAAG GTTGTCAGGCTATGTGCAAAATCTAGGGAAGCTGTTTCATCTCCTGTTGAGCATTTGACACTTCATTATCAG GTTCGGCACCTTGATACATCTGAAAAGAGTGAATTGCATAAGCTACAGCAACTCAAAGATGAACAAG GTGAATTGTCAAGCAGTGATGAGAAAAAGTACAAGGCATTAAAACGAGCTACTGAGAGAGAGATATTACAAAGTGCTGATGTGATTTGTTGCACTTGTGTTGGTGCTGGAGACCCTCGTTTAGCAAACTTCCGATTCCGTCAA GTTCTTATTGATGAATCTACACAGGCAACAGAGCCTGAATGTCTCATTCCATTGGTGCTTGGTGTAAAGCAG GTTGTTCTTGTTGGAGATCATTGTCAACTGGGCCCAGTCATCATGTGCAAAAAGGCAGCTCGTGCAGGATTAGCACAATCGCTCTTTGAACGGCTTGTTATCCTTGGAGTCAAGCCTTTCAGGCTACAG GTACAATATAGGATGCACCCTTGTCTTTCAGACTTCCCGTCCAACTGCTTCTATGAAGGCACACTGCAAAATGGAGTAACTGTAAACGAGAGACAGACACCTGGGATTGATTTTCCTTGGCCTGTTCCAAATCGGCCTATGTTCTTCTACGTGCAG ATGGGACAAGAAGAGATCAGTGCCAGTGGGACATCATACCTCAATAGAACTGAAGCTGCAAATGTTGAAAAGATTGTAACTACATTTTTAAGGAGTGGTGTTGTACCAAGCCAG ATTGGAGTTATCACACCTTATGAAGGACAAAGGGCATATATTGTGAATTATATGTCAAGGAATGGCTCTCTTCGCCAACAACTATACAAAGAAATTGAG GTAGCAAGTGTTGATTCCTTCCAGGGAAGAGAAAAAGATTACATAATCCTGTCTTGTGTTAGAAGCAATGAGCACCAG GGTATTGGGTTTCTTAATGATCCACGCAGGTTAAATGTCGCATTAACTCGTGCTCGGTACGGTATAGTTATTCTTGGGAACCCTAAAGTTCTAAGCAAGCAGCCACTCTGGAATAGTTTATTGACACATTATAAG GAGCATGAGTGTTTGGTAGAAGGACCTTTGAACAACTTAAAGCAGAGTATGGTGCAATTTCAAAAGCCAAAAAAG ATCTACAATGATCGACGACTCTTCCTGGGTGGCGGTCAAGGTGTTATGCAAGGAGCTAGTTTTGGTGCTGCAGGCACAAACCCAGTGGCAGATAAGAGAAGTGGTAGGGGGAAAG GGCATTCCTTTGTTCCATTTGGCCCACCAAATGGGGCTCATAAACCTGGTGTGCACCCATCTGGCTATCCTTTACCTCGTATGCCTTTCCCTCCATTTGCTGGGGCTCATTCTCAACCCTATGCTATTCCAACCCGGGGATCATTGCACGGACCGATTGGAGCTGTTCCACCTGTGCCTCAACCTGGAAACAGAAACTTTGGACCTCGTGGAAATACTGGTGGCCCTATTGGTGGGCACCTTGCTCACCAACAGAGTTCTCAGCAAGCTATGGGAGGCATGGGGTCAGCTTTTAACTTTCCTGGCCTGGAGAATCCGAGCAGTCAGCCTTCTGGTGGAGGTCCAATGTCCCAGACTGGATTGATGACACAG ATGCCTGTCCAAGGTCTCAGTCAAACATTCCGCGATGGGTTTTCCATTGGTGGGATGTCTCAG GACTTCTTTGGAGATGATTTCAAGAGCCAAGGATCTCATGTGGCATACAACATTGCTGATTTTTCCACTCAG GCTTCTCAAGGAGGCTATGGTGTTGACTACTCTCAAGGACCCCAATCTGGATATCCTGGGAATTATTTGAACCAAAATGCACACCCAGGGTATTCCCATATGGGTGCAGCAAATGACATTGTCTCTCAG GATCACATGGCCCATGGTTCACATGGAATGTTTACACAAGCGGGATACAATGACTCTTCACAAGATGAGTCATCACAGATGCATTTTGGAATGGCTGGTCCTGGTCTTCAGTCTCAG CCCATGATGAACCCGCTCTACTCTCAGTCATATGCTCATTACAACACCCAACCGCAGTCTCTCCAACCTCCTCCCCAGTGA
- the LOC4343292 gene encoding regulator of nonsense transcripts 1 homolog isoform X2, giving the protein MATQPPSSSAAADLYETASQPDPPASAAGDAYTFLEFNTQGDDFDYPDFPELSQPARSAPPTSAPGVPGSAGSPSPSSSSWPPPPPPPPDASQDPDLAPREATTPPASSSSPSPRASAKARASAAAADGLASGVAALSFEEPLGAGAGEDGYDYGKGDFVEHACRYCGIHNPACVARCNVPSCRKWFCNSRGNTSGSHIVNHLVRAKHKEVCLHKDSPLGETILECYNCGCRNVFLLGFISAKAENVVVLLCREPCLSVNALKDMNWDLSQWCPLIDDRCFLSWLVKVPSEQEQLRARQISAQQINKVEELWKTNPDASLEDLEKPGVDDEPQQVALKYEDAYQYQNVFAPLIKLEADYDKMMKESQSKDSLTVRWDIGLNKKRIAYFVFPKEDNELRLVPGDELRLRYSGDSSHPAWQSVGHVIKLTAQEEVALELRASQGVPVDLNHGFSVDFVWKSTSFDRMQGAMKTFAVDETSVSGYIYHHLLGHEVEHQIIRNTLPRRFGAPGLPELNASQVLAVKSVLQKPISLIQGPPGTGKTVTSAAIVYHMAKQGQGQVLVCAPSNVAVDQLAEKISSTGLKVVRLCAKSREAVSSPVEHLTLHYQVRHLDTSEKSELHKLQQLKDEQGELSSSDEKKYKALKRATEREILQSADVICCTCVGAGDPRLANFRFRQVLIDESTQATEPECLIPLVLGVKQVVLVGDHCQLGPVIMCKKAARAGLAQSLFERLVILGVKPFRLQVQYRMHPCLSDFPSNCFYEGTLQNGVTVNERQTPGIDFPWPVPNRPMFFYVQMGQEEISASGTSYLNRTEAANVEKIVTTFLRSGVVPSQIGVITPYEGQRAYIVNYMSRNGSLRQQLYKEIEVASVDSFQGREKDYIILSCVRSNEHQGIGFLNDPRRLNVALTRARYGIVILGNPKVLSKQPLWNSLLTHYKEHECLVEGPLNNLKQSMVQFQKPKKIYNDRRLFLGGGQGVMQGASFGAAGTNPVADKRSGHSFVPFGPPNGAHKPGVHPSGYPLPRMPFPPFAGAHSQPYAIPTRGSLHGPIGAVPPVPQPGNRNFGPRGNTGGPIGGHLAHQQSSQQAMGGMGSAFNFPGLENPSSQPSGGGPMSQTGLMTQMPVQGLSQTFRDGFSIGGMSQDFFGDDFKSQGSHVAYNIADFSTQASQGGYGVDYSQGPQSGYPGNYLNQNAHPGYSHMGAANDIVSQDHMAHGSHGMFTQAGYNDSSQDESSQMHFGMAGPGLQSQPMMNPLYSQSYAHYNTQPQSLQPPPQ; this is encoded by the exons ATGGCGACGCaaccgccctcctcctccgccgccgccgacctctaCGAGACGGCCTCGCAGCCCGACCCGCCCGcctcggccgccggcgacgcctacACCTTCCTCGAGTTCAACACCCAGGGCGACGACTTCGACTACCCGGACTTCCCGGAGCTCTCCCAGCCGGCCCGATCCGCGCCCCCCACGTCGGCTCCGGGGGTGCCTGGCTCCgcgggctcgccgtcgccgtcgtcctcgtcgtggccgcccccgcctcccccgccgccggacGCCTCGCAGGACCCCGATCTCGCGCCGCGGGAGGCCACcaccccgccggcctcctcgtcctcgccgtcgccgcgcgcgtcggcCAAGGCGAGggcgtccgccgcggcggcggacgggctcGCCTCCGGGGTCGCGGCGCTCAGCTTCGAGGAGccgctcggcgccggcgccggggaggacGGGTACGACTACGGCAAGGGCGACTTCGTCGAGCACGCGTGCCGGTACTGCGGGATCCACAACCCCGCGTGCGTCGCGCGCTGCAACGTGCCGTCCTGCCGCAAGTGGTTCTGCAACTCGCGGGGGAACACGTCCGGCTCCCACATCGTTAACCACCTG GTTAGAGCAAAACATAAGGAAGTTTGCCTACACAAGGATAGTCCGTTGGGTGAAACAATTCTTGAGTGCTACAATTGTGGTTGTCGGAATGTATTCCTTCTTGGTTTTATCTCAGCAAAGGCAGAGAATGTCGTTGTTCTTCTGTGCAGAGAGCCCTGTTTGAGTGTTAATGCATTGAAGGATATGAATTGGGACCTCAGTCAGTGGTGTCCTCTTATTGATGACAGGTGTTTCTTATCATGGCTTGTCAAG GTTCCCTCAGAACAGGAGCAGCTGAGGGCTCGTCAAATTAGTGCGCAACAAATTAACAAAGTGGAAGAGCTCTGGAAAACAAACCCTGATGCCTCTCTTGAAGATCTTGAAAAACCAGGTGTCGATGATGAGCCCCAACAAGTGGCTCTGAAGTATGAAGATGCTTACCAG taTCAAAATGTGTTTGCTCCACTGATAAAGCTTGAGGCTGATTATGACAAG ATGATGAAAGAGTCACAGAGCAAGGACAGCTTGACCGTGCGGTGGGATATTGGACTGAACAAGAAGCGCATAGCCTATTTCGTGTTTCCAAAG gaagaCAATGAATTGAGACTTGTCCCAGGAGATGAGCTGCGGCTTCGATATTCTGGTGATTCTTCACACCCTGCATGGCAGTCTGTGGGTCATGTG ATTAAACTTACGGCACAAGAGGAGGTAGCACTTGAACTTCGTGCTAGTCAG GGAGTTCCTGTTGATTTGAACCATGGATTCAGTGTGGATTTTGTCTGGAAGAGTACTAGCTTTGATAGGATGCAGGGGGCAATGAAAACTTTTGCTGTGGATGAGACAAGTGTCAGTGG GTACATATACCATCACCTTTTGGGACATGAAGTTGAGCATCAAATAATACGTAATACACTACCGAGACGCTTTGGTGCACCAGGACTTCCAGAACTAAATGCTTCACAG GTCTTAGCAGTTAAAAGTGTTCTCCAGAAGCCAATTAGTTTGATTCAAGGTCCACCTGGCACAGGGAAAACTGTCACATCTGCTGCGATCGTGTATCACATGGCAAAACAAGGCCAAGGACAG GTCCTTGTATGTGCTCCAAGTAATGTAGCCGTTGATCAGTTGGCAGAGAAGATAAGCTCTACTGGTCTCAAG GTTGTCAGGCTATGTGCAAAATCTAGGGAAGCTGTTTCATCTCCTGTTGAGCATTTGACACTTCATTATCAG GTTCGGCACCTTGATACATCTGAAAAGAGTGAATTGCATAAGCTACAGCAACTCAAAGATGAACAAG GTGAATTGTCAAGCAGTGATGAGAAAAAGTACAAGGCATTAAAACGAGCTACTGAGAGAGAGATATTACAAAGTGCTGATGTGATTTGTTGCACTTGTGTTGGTGCTGGAGACCCTCGTTTAGCAAACTTCCGATTCCGTCAA GTTCTTATTGATGAATCTACACAGGCAACAGAGCCTGAATGTCTCATTCCATTGGTGCTTGGTGTAAAGCAG GTTGTTCTTGTTGGAGATCATTGTCAACTGGGCCCAGTCATCATGTGCAAAAAGGCAGCTCGTGCAGGATTAGCACAATCGCTCTTTGAACGGCTTGTTATCCTTGGAGTCAAGCCTTTCAGGCTACAG GTACAATATAGGATGCACCCTTGTCTTTCAGACTTCCCGTCCAACTGCTTCTATGAAGGCACACTGCAAAATGGAGTAACTGTAAACGAGAGACAGACACCTGGGATTGATTTTCCTTGGCCTGTTCCAAATCGGCCTATGTTCTTCTACGTGCAG ATGGGACAAGAAGAGATCAGTGCCAGTGGGACATCATACCTCAATAGAACTGAAGCTGCAAATGTTGAAAAGATTGTAACTACATTTTTAAGGAGTGGTGTTGTACCAAGCCAG ATTGGAGTTATCACACCTTATGAAGGACAAAGGGCATATATTGTGAATTATATGTCAAGGAATGGCTCTCTTCGCCAACAACTATACAAAGAAATTGAG GTAGCAAGTGTTGATTCCTTCCAGGGAAGAGAAAAAGATTACATAATCCTGTCTTGTGTTAGAAGCAATGAGCACCAG GGTATTGGGTTTCTTAATGATCCACGCAGGTTAAATGTCGCATTAACTCGTGCTCGGTACGGTATAGTTATTCTTGGGAACCCTAAAGTTCTAAGCAAGCAGCCACTCTGGAATAGTTTATTGACACATTATAAG GAGCATGAGTGTTTGGTAGAAGGACCTTTGAACAACTTAAAGCAGAGTATGGTGCAATTTCAAAAGCCAAAAAAG ATCTACAATGATCGACGACTCTTCCTGGGTGGCGGTCAAGGTGTTATGCAAGGAGCTAGTTTTGGTGCTGCAGGCACAAACCCAGTGGCAGATAAGAGAAGTG GGCATTCCTTTGTTCCATTTGGCCCACCAAATGGGGCTCATAAACCTGGTGTGCACCCATCTGGCTATCCTTTACCTCGTATGCCTTTCCCTCCATTTGCTGGGGCTCATTCTCAACCCTATGCTATTCCAACCCGGGGATCATTGCACGGACCGATTGGAGCTGTTCCACCTGTGCCTCAACCTGGAAACAGAAACTTTGGACCTCGTGGAAATACTGGTGGCCCTATTGGTGGGCACCTTGCTCACCAACAGAGTTCTCAGCAAGCTATGGGAGGCATGGGGTCAGCTTTTAACTTTCCTGGCCTGGAGAATCCGAGCAGTCAGCCTTCTGGTGGAGGTCCAATGTCCCAGACTGGATTGATGACACAG ATGCCTGTCCAAGGTCTCAGTCAAACATTCCGCGATGGGTTTTCCATTGGTGGGATGTCTCAG GACTTCTTTGGAGATGATTTCAAGAGCCAAGGATCTCATGTGGCATACAACATTGCTGATTTTTCCACTCAG GCTTCTCAAGGAGGCTATGGTGTTGACTACTCTCAAGGACCCCAATCTGGATATCCTGGGAATTATTTGAACCAAAATGCACACCCAGGGTATTCCCATATGGGTGCAGCAAATGACATTGTCTCTCAG GATCACATGGCCCATGGTTCACATGGAATGTTTACACAAGCGGGATACAATGACTCTTCACAAGATGAGTCATCACAGATGCATTTTGGAATGGCTGGTCCTGGTCTTCAGTCTCAG CCCATGATGAACCCGCTCTACTCTCAGTCATATGCTCATTACAACACCCAACCGCAGTCTCTCCAACCTCCTCCCCAGTGA